In a genomic window of Candidatus Buchananbacteria bacterium CG10_big_fil_rev_8_21_14_0_10_42_9:
- the rplJ gene encoding 50S ribosomal protein L10: MAKSKQQKQSTVSDFKDKANRAKSLVFANFEGLSVNQMEDLRQNAREQGGEVMVAKKTLMKRALKDVGIDVDPKTFDKGVATIFGYEDEIAPAKVSAEFAKNNEALNIIGGIVERNYLDAAQIKALSKIPSRQELLGKLVGTIQAPISGLVNVLQGNIRGLVNVLGAIKDNK; the protein is encoded by the coding sequence ATGGCTAAATCTAAACAACAAAAGCAATCCACTGTTTCTGATTTTAAAGATAAGGCTAACCGAGCTAAATCTTTGGTCTTTGCAAATTTTGAAGGTTTGTCAGTTAATCAGATGGAAGATTTACGCCAGAACGCCCGTGAACAGGGTGGCGAAGTAATGGTCGCTAAAAAAACTTTGATGAAGCGGGCCTTGAAAGATGTCGGCATTGACGTGGACCCTAAAACTTTTGATAAAGGGGTGGCGACAATTTTTGGCTACGAAGATGAAATTGCTCCGGCTAAAGTAAGCGCCGAATTCGCTAAAAACAATGAAGCTTTAAATATCATTGGCGGTATTGTAGAGAGGAATTATTTAGACGCAGCCCAAATTAAGGCCTTATCTAAAATTCCAAGCAGACAAGAATTACTGGGTAAATTGGTAGGCACAATTCAAGCTCCAATTTCCGGGCTAGTTAATGTTTTGCAAGGTAATATTCGAGGCCTAGTTAATGTTTTGGGCGCAATCAAAGATAATAAATAA